Below is a window of Allomuricauda ruestringensis DSM 13258 DNA.
CACGAACTTAAACGTGGCTTCTTTGGAGTATTATTATTTGGGTTGTTTTCTTTTGCCATTTTTTCTTAAGAATTGTAACTGCTTTCCACCATAGTGACTTTGGCATCTCCCCAAAGTCCCTCAATGTCATAAAATTCCCTAATATGTTTTTGAAATACATGTACCACAACGTTAACATAGTCCATCAGCACCCATTCTGCGTTTTCAGAGCCTTCGACATGCCAAGGCTTGTCGTGTATGGCCTTGCTAACTTTTTTTTGGACGGAGGATACAATTGCGTTTACATGTGTGTTGGAAGTACCGTTACAGATGATAAAGTAGTCGCAAACTGTATTTTCGATTTCCCTAAGGTCAAGTAGGTTTATATCAACTCCTTTAACGTCTTCTATTCCTTCTAGGATCAAGGCAATCAATTCATCTGCGCTAGCTTTCGTTTTCTGCATTCAAAAATTTTAGTTTTTACAAAGTTATGTTTTTTTTGTTTTCTTAGCCCTAGTTTTTAACAAATCATAAAGGCTTGCTACATTGGGACAACATTTTCAAATACTCAAACTTGATGCCACGGACTCCACAAATTTGTATTTGAAGGATTTACTGCGCTCGGAAAACCCT
It encodes the following:
- the rsfS gene encoding ribosome silencing factor, with translation MQKTKASADELIALILEGIEDVKGVDINLLDLREIENTVCDYFIICNGTSNTHVNAIVSSVQKKVSKAIHDKPWHVEGSENAEWVLMDYVNVVVHVFQKHIREFYDIEGLWGDAKVTMVESSYNS